The following nucleotide sequence is from Echeneis naucrates chromosome 5, fEcheNa1.1, whole genome shotgun sequence.
TCAGCAACAACAAGAAGGAGGCTGCCAGCATTATGGGGGCGGTTACACTAAATTGCTCAATTCATCGGGTGACACATGAATAGTCAGAACAAGTGTATATAAAGTGAGAGTGGGTGTTTAGTGTAAAAGATCATTGGTGAATCATTTGAGGTTTCCCACTAGCTTAGTGCTGCATCAGCTCCTCTACAAAGCAGAGTTGTCTAGATGGAAAACCCTGCGTTCAGCTATAGACATGCAGAATGGGTGAAGCTGCTACACACCTGGAAATGTGAGAGTTCTTGTTGGTTTTGGTTGTTGATTTACCAGACTGTATGCTGTGTTTGTCACTGGGTGGACTCTGATGGTTGTCTGATTTGGGTCTGAAGAAAAGATAAATGGCAGTGAGAAAACAACACCAATGCAGCAGACATCCAGACACGCCAGGGACATGTCCATTTCCACACTGACCTGGTCTTTTTGCTGCTGGGCTTCTTTGTGACAGCTGGACtgatgtctttctctctgtcaggtTTGTCTTTGATTGGTTGTTCCTTCTCACTCTTGTCCTTCTCAGGGGTGTCTCCCTCTGGCCTCACTCTCTCTGGACGCTCACCCTCTGGGCGTCCCTCACCATTGGCAcgctctccttctccctctggaCGTTCCTTGTCTGTGCGCTCACTCCTCTCCCTCCGCTCCTtcttgggtggggggggcatcgGGTATTGCTGAGCCACCTGCTGGGCAACCAGCTGGGAGTTGATCCTGGGtttcctggggggggggggaagacaTGGATTAGCTGATAGTGAAACTGTGAGCTGACTCTGGCCATGGACAAGCGCAGATACACTACAGGCGACAAAAAAAGGTGACTGAACCTAGAGGCTGATGAGGGAAAGGGGGTTGACGCTCCCAGCTGTTGCAGAGGTAGGTTTACACAGCCTCTTCCTGGAGCAGCTGCTCTGTTTTGAAGGCTAATCTCATTAGCTGACTGCtgtaataaaatgaatgcaCAGGATCACAAGGTGGGACATTTGCAGCACGTCAGTTAGGCCCTCTAATCTGATTAATGCACGGTTGGCCCCATTTGCCACAGCCTGAGATTCAGTTGACAACGGTGTAGCTGCTGTCTAACTCTCCAACAGCCATGGAGAGATGCTGTCCACCTTTTTACtcagtttctcacacacacacacacacacacacacacacaaaccattaCCTCCTTCAAAGTCAATAAAGACATGGAAGATAAATGTCAGGCAACATTGAGTGAATTCCTCTGCTCTTcgcatttcacttcatttctgGAAACATCTTTTCTGTTGTATATCAGTGACAAATACTGATGCACAAAGAGTTGCATCTTGCTCTATCAGCTGTGATATTGAGCCCAACGCTGACTGCACAAGcgaggaaacacacacacacacacctgcagcatAATAGACACCAGCTGGCAGCATCTGGGGGGAAGCAGGGAACCTCggggaagagagaaggaagacTGCAGCCTTCCACAGACTCCAGATTCAAGCTGAGACAAAACTGTAGCCAACAACACGGATAATCACAGGCCCGCGCTGGGCAAGCAGGGTGAGGAGCTAACCACAAGTATGTACatagacacacattcacacacacacaaacgtgcactTGAAAAGCTTAGCGTGCAAACAAACAGCCTGGCATGGCTCGATGGCTGCTCAGGAGGCCTTTCAACAGGAACACAAGAAGTTATACTAGCTAGCTGTGTATACTCAAGCCTTCCAAACCTAATTCAAGTCTTGGCAGGAAGGGTTTTTTTGTGATGTCCCACCAGTAGAGAAGAGGGCCCTTGATCTTGACGCCTGTTTCATGAGACCCTTGGTCAAGTAGGAAGTCTTGAAAGTTTTAATAACTGTCAGTCAGAGCAGGTCGGATAAGACattactgctggaaaatgtaGCTTTCccagtaaaaacaaatgttttttggttttgccaCAGGAATGAGCTATTGTAAGTCTAAGAGCAAATGTATGTGGCAAAAACAGATGAAGCTCAAttgtgtgtctgactgatgATGCTGATTTTAGCGGCTTTCAGCAGAGAGTGGGTTTTAGACAGCTGCTTATGCGGTTAACCTCATATGGTCAGCCCAGTTTCTGCACTTCCCATCCTCTCAGGTTTTTCACAATCGACTCTCCATTGCACCAGTCCCTTCATCTTTCAGTAGCTTAGCAATTTTGAactcaaacattttttcaggttttcctattattttttcagtgcagTCCTTTCAGGACTTTTTACTCTGCTGCTCCATCAACCTCATGTAATatcctcctgctgcagccctCCTCCGACTGAGAAGGGTTGTGAAGAAGGGTTGGGGGCAAGCAGCTGATCACAAGGCAATCTATTGGGGCATAATAGAGCATCATGTCGTAATGCTTGCACTACACTCCAATCAATATACCAGCTGAGGCGAATGCTGATGAGCCTTTGGCTGTTGATCCAGTGTCCATTAACTGCTGCGACTATGAGGCAACCTCTGGGGCCCTGAAGGAGGTGAGAATTAACATGCTATGTGGGAGCGAAATTTTACCCCCATCCCAGCCTTGCTACATGATTAACAACTCCATCCTGTCCCGTCAAATTCATCCTAATTCCATTTCAATCATGAGTAATTACTTCCCCTGATGAGTGGAGCACCTTCTTTGCATACTTGAATAAATCTGATGACACTTTGAGaggttttgtcatttttttagacccagccatttcatttattttgtgtttttttttcttcctgagatctgaataaaacaaacaagttcTCTCATGTGAAGACAATGTTTCGTGGGACCAGCAACTTTTCATTTATAGTCGTATGCTGTGATTGTTTCAAATTGAGGATTTTGCCCTAACAAGATGTTGGACCTGGCAGCTGGATTTCTATGCTTCAATCTAAATGgcagacacaaagagaggaCAAGAAATGTTTATGGGTTCTCCAACCAAGGTGGAGTCACACTGGGATGTTCTGGCATGGTAAACAGTGTCAGTAAGCTGTTtgacttgagaaaaaaaacaaaaaactacttGGAGAATTATATTTAGTTTATAGAATTAGAGCTCTCCTCAAGTTACATTGAGCAATTAATACAAGTCATAATCTCCCAGTGAACTAGCTGTGATAGAACATGTAATAATATAAATTTGTCCACAGTCCCGTATGCTTCTAAACCAAGGCCTTTTCTGTGTCCTGTTCTTATTCTAGTGACAGTCCTTCCCATGCAAATCCAGGAGGTCTCTGGAGAACCACAGGATTCTTGATTTGATGTCAACATCTTATGTGAAATTGTCAGCATGCCACTGAGACAGTGCAACAAAGAATTCAAGTGTTGGGTGGGCAGCTTGAGCTCCATGAGAAAGCAGCAGTAATCAAAGCTACAGTGATGTGCTCGCCCACattcaccacaaaaaaaaatgtttgtctctCTAACCCACAGCCATGAGTAAACAGATTTTGAACACAGACGGCGTTCAACATGACcagaaatcatttttgtttgGCAGTGAGGGCTGTTAGCCAAGGAGGTGTTGAACAAGTGATTGACTGATTAACAACATCCACGCCTCCTCTGCCTGTTGTAGAGCTAAGGGCCCTGTTCAGACACCGAGATTTGTGTCAGCATCAGCAGCGGTGGTGGCACAAAAAGCCACGGTAGTTAAGCAGTGATTCAGTGCCAGCTGTAAGTCAGCCATAAGATGCTGCTGGCATGATACGGCcaatgttctctctctcccccattaTTTACTGACTGACCAGACATCATGGCTTTGCTCAGCAATGCTCTATGGCTCATTAGCATGGCTAGAGATGCTACATGACGCCCTGCTGCTTTACaatttatattcaaatattttgtgCACATCATTGCCACACAAGTACTAATTGCTACATTTATACAAAAAAGTACCATTCAACCAGCATACAATTGTTATgcaaacattgaaaataaaacaagcacaaTCTGCAGTAAAACCCAAGAATAGCTGGGAATGATATTGGGATTAAGGGCCAGGAGTGAACCCCAGGGTCCAATCACAGAGGCTGCTCCAACCTCCCACTGCTGCCAATATATTCCTGTTGTATCAGTACAAGTGTGtgtccatgtctctgtgtgGCTGGCTATGTGTATGGTGTATAAATCCTGCTGTCGAATGATTTCCCACTGTGAGGGCTTACAGCATATTACCTCCCCATGTGCAACACAATAAGTCGTGATTGACAGCTCCGCCTACGCTTGCCCCTGAATTCCACCTTCTAGGGGAGGGAGGAATGGGGAGTCTCCCTCCACGGGATGCCCTGAAATAACTATCATCATGCTTAAAAGGTCCTAATTCAGTCAGACTGACACCCATAGTTAGACTGCTCTGCTCAGCCCGAACCATCCAGGGGACAGACACACCTCTGCTTGGCTGGGGCTCCTGCTGGCCAGGAGCAGCTGATTCTCCTAGTCAAAAGCAAAACCTCAAGCTTCTGAGCCAGAGAGAACTTTGTCtacagaaaccaaaaacaatgaGCCTGTGCACTTCATGCAGAGACAGAGTAATGAAGAGAGTGAGTGAGCGATGGAGAGTGTGATATAGAGAGAAGCACAGGAAAGCCCTCATTAACACAGCTCTTTTATTTGAAGTGCTGTGTGGAGGACAAGCAATTATTTCCTGCCAGGCTGAGTGAATGCAGTGGCAGACAGCTGAGTGAAGAGGATatagagaggcagacagacaaatgCTGGACAGTCTCTCCAGAATCATttgaagtgtgtctgtgaattGCACTGCATGGCCCCTGCCTGACCAACTACATGGTACAGATCACTGCCAGAGAGTAACTTGTGACAGTGTGTCATCTGGCAGATATTGACAAATTTTTAAGCTATTTATGAGATTCATTGTCATACTCAATCATTTAATGCTTCCTGTAAATCTGTTAATGTAGACCTTATCTGAGGACCCTCAGTATCCTGTGATATTCAACTATTTCAAGGTTCTTTTTGACCACTGACTCACAACTTGACCTTGACAccttgacacattatttaattAATCTGAGTAATTGCTTGGTCGGAAATTTGTAAAGATGTACCCCTTTCAGTGTAtataaaacacactgacatttgaCATCAAGCTGACAAATACAATTAACCGTATTAAGGACACAGAGCCAAAAGTATTGCTGTTCTGAAATAACCCCTCCTCCATAAAAGATCATACTGTTCAACTCAACTAATAATCATTTTTTGAGGATGTCTGTGGTACTATTGGGCTGTTTGGTGTTACATTGATTGGCGTTTCTGTAATTTGCCTCACTGATTTGAATGAGGGAAGCACTGATCAACATAATACCAACTTTagcaaaacaacagacacacttgtttgtttaatgtaaTACAATCCAACAATGCCGAAACATACCAAAATGATCATAAAGCTGAATTAACTTTCTAACATAGTATTAGCAAACATTGAACATTATAACCTTATAGGAGAAGGTATGTTTCAGGACTTTTGTTTCTGTACAACTGTACAAGATTaccaatatatatttttatgaattgGCAAGTGTATATATGAGCAGGGTGACATTGTTTTGATTAGAGTAAGCAAGTGAGGCAAGGTTGTCATCTCTAGCCATTAATTGGTAAAGACgtgtgtgttgggtgtgttGGAAAGGTTGAATGAGTAAACCACCTGAAGAGCAGCCTGAGGCTACGGCACTTCTCAATTCATTCCCACTGCCCAACAGAGGCATTAAGCATTCAACCATTCATCCATCCCTTCCAGTCAGGATTTTGAAGGCTTACGGGCACTGTCACTTATTCCCCCAAAACCCTtcacctctccctccttctgGGGATCTATGGATGCCCATACAATATTAACAGCAAATTTCCCAATTTGTATGTAATGTAGACTTGAGAAAGCAGCAACATCCTCAACGTTTTCTCAGGCAGCTGAAGAGCAGAATTGTCAGGTATGGCACTAAGTTCCCGAAGTACTAACTAGTGATCAACCGAAAACAATTATCAGTCTGATTGATTATTGGATGCAGTTTTCAACCTTTTAAGTGGGTAAAAGAGTTTTAAAACTTATTGCAAACCTTGGCTCTGATTCAATCTGTAACCACTATGTGATCTCAAACAATGTCCCACCTACAGCACCATCTGATTGGTTACATGTCACAAGTAATTGCCCATCAATGCTGAAGTCTATTGTATACACAGATGGGTACAGATTGGAGCGCAAAAATGACAATCTTATGAACAAGATCATTTGTTGATCCAAGAAACACTAACAAGAACGACCAAGATAGCACAGAGTGTTCTAGCTGGGCAGAACTACTGTGGCTTTATATGTATAGCAGGAAATTAACTGCTATATTAAAGAAAATAGCATTAGCTATACTGAGAGAGCTCTGCAAAAAATGATACTGTTAACAGAAACTCCAGCAACTAGAAATCAGACAACACTCTCTGCAAGATTTCTGCACCTCAAAGACCATTCCCAAGTGTTACTTAAATGAAAGGTTTTACACCATTGCATTTTCAAAGCAGAGAAAGGGAGGAGTAAGCAATTGTTCTACATTGATAATGATTTATGATAAAACTGTTTTCAAACATCTTTAAAACTACTACTTGACAGTGCATCTACTGTATTCTAATACAACAGTATACTATCGTATTTAGGGTTCAGGAGGTGAGGATAACTAGCACTGTTAGTCTATCAGGTTAAATaagtgaaggaaagagagggagagcagcacAGGGAGGACATTACAAACAACAGCAATCACTCTGATGCCACTTTTAAGAAACAAGAACCAGAACTAACATAGCACTCAATTTCTAACTTaacttatttacttatttaacctaattaataattttatttaaccCCATAAAATAAGAAACTTTTATAATCAAACTACCTATACAAATGGGAGAAACAAAGTGTAACATGTATAACTAATTGAGCTAAAGCTGGGAAAAGAGCTTACTTTGCCCATCTTATCAACCAGTGGCTTGTTAAACACAACTGTCAATAGTGATGTGTAATATGGACAAAAATTTATATCCTGATATAGGTAATTTTATATCCAgataaagtatttttttcaccttttatttataaaatacatatttgtttGGTGTGGGGTTTTTCTCCATCACATTATGGTTTTAAGGTAACGGTAGAGCTTTGTTGCATTTTAACGCTGTCTTTGTACTGTTCTTCATGCTGTGTCTTTAAATGATGGAAAAGATTAGATGCGTTCAAGTTGCTAGTAACGACTTGTTGGAGGCATGTTTTGCAGATTATCGTTGCCTGGTCTGTGTCTGACTTTTTAAATCCAAACCACGGTCAAACAATAATGTTCTGGTTACCCCGTTGTAGCACAAATTTCTCTTTGGCTTTTCTGTTGGCTCTGTTTCCACTATGCTCTCCACCTCTCATGTTGTCTACATCCATGCTCCCCTAGCAGTGCCACAGACTGCTGCTGCAAAGCAGTAGCCCATACATTAAAATTACGATAAACAAGAGAGGATTAAAATGTATGGTagacatttttatgttgcacTATGATATATATCATAATATTGCAATGTAATACTGGACACTGACAATTTCAAGAGATAAGAAAAACTTCTCCTTGGTTAAAGCTGCTACACActgccagctgctgctgttccctCTTTTCATCACGAGAAAAACTGTTAGGCAGTTAAATTACTGTTTGTTATTGTTAACCACGCGTCAactgtttatttgtctgtgagGAATGACtattgactttttaaaattattataaaatacaaGTTACCGTAATACAATTTAATTTAGAGCAATGCAGAACAAAATGTTGTTAAATAGCGTGTTTACTTATATtgttaaatgtgtgattttaACTAGTAATTTATGTGCAAGGACAAATATACAACAGTGTAGTAAGATACAGTTTTACATACACCATAAATACACACCAATTTTTTACAGACTAGGTAAAGTCTGAAAgaatcaatttttttctgcaacaaCTTCACACACCACAATGgagtgtatttttctgcagACAAGCAAGACGAGTCAGTCTATCTGACTTTCTGTGGATCAAAGTGATACAGACACgaacaagaagaaaaggaaatctTAGACAGAGAATTTAAAACCACAGTGTCTGTGTTTAAAACCTTTGTGTCTGCTCATGTGTAAAAGACACCACATTTTCACGTTTTCTTTCCAAGACTGACCTTGATGGCTACGAATAGCCTGGCATCCAGTAGACTGATTCTTAGTGTCATTTTAAGGGCACTAAGCACATATGAGCTACTCCAATAAGCAGCCTTCTGTCACGTTGCTCAGTatcacttgtttgttttcctcctctcgCCATTGCCTTGCAATGATTGTCTGTCTTCTTCcctgctctcactctctctcttggCGCATTAGCCCCCCTCCTTCCAACATCCCACTGGCTTTAAGTTGgtcttttcttcccttctctTCACCCTCTCCTGCTGCTTGCCTCTGGTGTGCGTGCATTATCTGACAAGTAGCCCTGGTCACCCAGTCTTGCTGCTTTCTAGGCACCTTCTTGCCCGTTGCTTTAGTATAAACAGAGCATGGTTTGAATTTACTCAACAAGTCATTAACAACACTGCGCTGTCACAGCAGGCACCCATGTGTGACACAAGGAGAATCATGCaagcacacaacaacaacagaggaaacCTGACACCAAGAAGTAAAATCTAAAGACTTGACTGATTACACAGGCAAACATTCAAATCTTCTAAAACTGGTATGGGTTTTTCTAGACTATGCCCTCTCAGTAATGCTCAGACTAACCATGGGTGACTACATTAAAAATCTATAGCAGTGAAACTACTATGAACACTGTCCATTCTGGTTTCTACCTCGTTCTTATGTGCAGCAAATGATGTGTCAAACGGTACCATTCTTTTCCTATGCATGGATGGTGGAAGAAACAGAAGTGGCTGTCCAGTCTACCCCTCCCTGGGTAATGATGTGCCTCGCTCTGCTGTGCCCCTGGAGACTGTTGGCTGAGAGAGCACATGCCCCTAGTAGCCATGCATACCCCTCCTTCTTTccaatacacacatacacaaatgtcCAGACGCAGTGCTCCTCTGTCTCTACATTGCTCGGTTCTGCCCCAGTCCTCTTTtgccctcttcttctccttacTCCTGGGCTAGCTCTGACTCCAAAATTAagaacccccacccccccttcaTTTCCTTGTCTTCATATGCTTTTGCCCTTAGTTTCCCAAGACAcctcactccctctctgtgACACTCATTTGCTTGCCTCTTCTTGTTCCTGAATGGGTGGAGCTGCGATTCAACAGCTCTCTCAACaattctgttttgtcagattgCCAAATTGGCTATTGTATTTAATCACTCACACTCTGCCAAATCCCATGAAGTAATTAAGAACTTTTAAATCCCGCAATTAACGTAAAGATTAGGGCTAGCTGCTCATGCTTAGGGTTTTAGTGCAGATGCTGATAATGCTGGATAAGCAGAAGCAGCTTCCTCTGAGAGGGGGGTGCTGTGGGGGCACAGGGTGGGCGAGGAAGTGCAGATATAAATTGAGCGCCGGCATGTCCCTCTTATGTAATTCCATTATCCTAGACAATTTGCCTTAATGTGACAGTGGGAGAATCTACGGATTATAATGACTCTATTCCATCATTGTAAAAGACAGaaaggcacgcacacacacacgatacacacaaaaacacattgcaATCATTTTCCAATAATTGTgcagctgccacacacacacacacacacacacacacacaccaaactaCTAACCTGTAGCTTTGATAGCAAGTATCATTTGTTGATCAGTCCTGCTTGTAGCATCGATAATCTGTGGATTTATGGGTTTCCCATATGGTCTTAGAATAAAGCCACAGACTAAACCACATTTgcatctgtaaatgtgtgataCGGTATGCATAAATTACAGTAACTGCCTATGGTTGATTGGTTTGCCTTCCTTGCAGTGATCAAAGAGACACAGTATCACACACACTACAGGGGACTGAAACAAAACCGACTGTTGTGGCTGTGACATTTTTTGTATCTCAAAGCACAACCTCTGTACCTACAGAGATAGTCCAGTGACACTGGCACATgataaaagaaagaatgtgGAAAAAATCTCATGTGTTTCCATTTGATTGAGCTGAAACTCATCAAGCTTTGAGTGAGGCCTTTACCACATATTTCACATTGCCAATCAAGATTTCCTTAACAGGTTAGGTTTGTTTTACTGAGTCAACTCAACTACACCCATTGAGATcaactataaaaaaatatattaaagctTTATGTAGTTTCTTGTACAACCATTCTGTCTACAACTATGTACCAAAAGGCATCACTGTGCTGTGCAGACAGCACAGCAGTCAAAGACTGAGGTACCTCAAGACTTCCTGTGATCCCAACCATCAATCAACTTTAGAGGCTCCTAATGGTTTCTGCCTGGGCCCTGGGGCTGCCAGGGGTGCATACCAAACACCACCACAAAGCAAAACTGACGTACAGCGACACAGTGTCACGTTCACACAGCGATAAGGTTCAGGTgccaaaaacaattaaatatgaTAGCATGCTCCACACGGGGAACGCTAAAACAAGTCTTCCAAttaccaaagaagcaggaacagAATGCAGTTTTGGCTCCTTACATTTGTAGATTAGCAGTAGGGTCAGGTGCAAAAAGCagagtgttttcttgtttaatAGTCAGAATGGCAGAGTCTAGATTTAGCCTACTTGGGTATCATGTTACATTACTGAGCTGGACTGAGTCAACAGGTTCATTAGGCTGCACTTGGACGAGGAGAAGGGGGTCCTTTCCCAGCATGCTGATGCCACAGCTCTCgttaacacacacattcttgcTTCCATTAGCACAAATCACAGCAGCATGACCTACAGTTACTTAGCTTACCTACCGCTGGCAGGTGGACAAAGTGTGATTCAAGCCCTGTCGGGTGTAAGCCACTATCTGTCAATCAGCACAGATCATGTTGAATGCGCATTCTCCATGAACACCTGTGGAAACAGCTGGTGTCTCACCCACCCAGTGCAGACTGTAAGTGATGAACATATCAAGAATAAAGGGATGGAAATATTCATTTGATCTTAGATTTTCACTTGAGACAGGAATTACTCAGAGTGCAACTAGAAATTGTATCATATCACTGGCATCTGCTGACTGCAACCTGTTGTACCAAGAGCTTCCCAAGAACACATTTGAGGTGTGTCTGACTGGCCCTAAAACATAATTTGCATCCACTGTCTCTGTATTACAGTCTGCTAAAGCCAGTACTGACTGACCTTTGTCCGAGGACACGAGGGGAAAAAGCAATACATTTGGCATTGTGGGAGAAGTGTACGAGATTCCACACATCTGCAAAACAACCAATTTCCAACATGCCTTAAACATAATGACAAATCAATACCTAAACTGATATTAAGTACAGAAAACACTAAGTCATTACTTAGGACCTAGGGAAAAACAAGTGTTTTGACTCCAACCAGCCAGGAGATAGTCTAATTAGTGAACACACATGTCCTCTTGCATAAAAGCATATTCAAAGCAAACCCCCGGATAAAAACAGCAAGGCAAGGCGTCCACACATAGCCTTAAGTATGAATCGCTTAGCTGAGAGCATGTTGCTTTGTCCCATGCTTTGCGGGGAACACATCACACAGTGAAGAAAAGACAGCTAATTAGTACTCATTAGAATAAGAGACAGCACCACAACTATACAATTGTACTAATCAAAGGTTAACTATTCAGATCAAACAGCAATGTGGGACAAACACTCCAGTGATGTCATGTGCTCCCATTTACCAAATAGAGGCAACTGGGCTGTTGCCAAAGAGCAGTGGCAGGACTGCTACAACATGCTTgtctctgcttcctgctttcACACAGCGTGCATAGCCTGCATCATCAGCTGTGGTCTTAAGCTACACGCTGCTGGGAAAAGCTCATTGGGGGAGGGGAGCCAGACAATTAAGCTTAAGCCCAATATTCAGGATTCTCAGTAAACCAGTGTCAAACGTGTTCTCCCCATTTGTGGTGCACCAGGGGTGTCAGTCAGGCCACTTCATTGTAAAACCACAGCTGGAAATGTCAGAGTGCTGGGGGACTTGTCAACAAATCCACAAATGACTCATCTATCTCTCCATCTCATCATGCAACTGATGACATGAGCAAGCAAACTGACACTGTGGGACACGCAACTTATCATAAAAAACATTCCCCAAACAGGCGtcagtatataaaaaaaaaaaaaacagaaaaggaatcCTGTCAAGACATTCATGTAATTCACTGATTTCATCTAAGTTTCCCATAAAGATGCTGTTTTCAGATTAcatcaattaatttattttgggtTGAGTGGAAATGTTGGGGACATACAAGCCTATTACTATAAATGCTGATATGATATTTCTGAAGATCAAATAATAGTGAATTCCCTTGTAAAcagatttgagaaaaaaaatcttgttttttggCAAGTTATGTTTTGATAATTAACCATAGCCAAATGTGTGAACTgacatttggctttttcttcttaagacaaacaaacaaacaaacaaaaacccaacaacaacaataaaaacaaaacagcaaatatcCAAAAACTCTATCCCACCCAGCTGGGTAGGAAGTGACTTTATCTAGATAGCACAAAGGGGGGGCATCTGctatatgaagaaatatcaaaaGCACATATCTGGAGTAAGTGCGTCTACTCCATCTTCCAACTACTCCTGAGAAATACATCCTGACCTCACTGTATATGAGCTTCATGCACAATTAATCTGACTAGTCAGAGCAATAGAAGAATCTCCTCAATCCTACAGGTTGGTGAGATATACATACATGCAGTCACCTTGTTTCACTCCATAGAAAAACAGCAGCCCTTGCTCTGTTGATACACTGTAGCTGTACAGCCATCCTGAAGTATggtctctcttctcttccccaccccacccccccacccccggcTAGTCAAGCAGCCAGCCTACCTAGACGAATGCATAAAAGCAATGCGATGTTAGTCGCATAATATTATGAACGACGGATAATCCAGACAATGGTTTAAGGTGTAAGCAAGACTGTCCATCAACAAGTCCCCGTTTGCTCCCAGACAAATAGGCTGTCGATCAAAGTTGTCATTCCCATAAATTGCGATGCAATGCTGCTGTAGCCAGTCAGCCAAGCTGGGGAAAAACGAGACGTTCagacaagagagggagagagagagagagcgctaCGTTACCTTGTGGATGTGCCCTTCCTCACATCGCAGATGCTGCATTTGAAAGCCTCGGCGGTGTTCCTGAAGGTGCAGACACTACAGTCCCAGTAGCCGTCGTCAGCCGTCTGTTTGGCTTGTCTTTTTGGCCTTAGAAATGACACACATGTTAAGGTCAAGTTAGTTTCCCCAATACTACCAACAAATTTAGGGAATTAACAAGAGAGGGGATTGTG
It contains:
- the rybpb gene encoding RING1 and YY1-binding protein B isoform X2 codes for the protein MGDKKSPTRPKRQAKQTADDGYWDCSVCTFRNTAEAFKCSICDVRKGTSTRKPRINSQLVAQQVAQQYPMPPPPKKERRERSERTDKEHKPDREKDISPAVTKKPSSKKTRPKSDNHQSPPSDKHSIQSGKSTTKTNKNSHISRPKLKNIDRSTAQQLAITVGNVTVIITDFKEKTRSSSTSSSTITSSAGSEQQHQSSGSESMDKGSSRASTPKGDISVGHDESF
- the rybpb gene encoding RING1 and YY1-binding protein B isoform X1 — its product is MGDKKSPTRPKRQAKQTADDGYWDCSVCTFRNTAEAFKCSICDVRKGTSTRKPRINSQLVAQQVAQQYPMPPPPKKERRERSERTDKERPEGEGERANGEGRPEGERPERVRPEGDTPEKDKSEKEQPIKDKPDREKDISPAVTKKPSSKKTRPKSDNHQSPPSDKHSIQSGKSTTKTNKNSHISRPKLKNIDRSTAQQLAITVGNVTVIITDFKEKTRSSSTSSSTITSSAGSEQQHQSSGSESMDKGSSRASTPKGDISVGHDESF